A stretch of Phragmites australis chromosome 12, lpPhrAust1.1, whole genome shotgun sequence DNA encodes these proteins:
- the LOC133886657 gene encoding GDT1-like protein 3 isoform X3, whose amino-acid sequence MDPSPRAPLLLVALVAFLALAASGAADAGDDASGTSLGRRAGGFLHDLKKGAVVEGDHGVALDEVGPGLFDALFASLSMILVSEIGDETFIIAALMAMRHPKSIVLSGALSALYVMTVLSTGLGRIVPNLISRKHTNSAATVLYLFFGLRLLYIAWKSDTKGSQKKEMEEVEEKLESGQGKSTIRRFFTRFCTPIFLEAFILTFLAEWGDRSQIATIALATHKNAIGVAVGASLGHTVCTSLAVVGGSMLASKISQRTVATIGGVLFLGFSVSSYFYPPL is encoded by the exons ATGGATCCGAGCCCTAGAGCacccctcctcctcgtcgccctCGTCGCGTTCCTCGCGCTCGCCGCATCCGGG GCGGCGGACGCTGGGGATGATGCGTCGGGAACCTCGCTGGGCCGCCGCGCCGGG GGATTCTTGCACGACCTGAAGAAGGGCGCGGTGGTGGAGGGAGACCACGGGGTGGCGCTCGACGAGGTCGGACCGGGGCTGTTCGACGCGCTCTTCGCCAGCCTCTCCATGATCCTGGTCAGCGAG ATTGGAGATGAGACCTTTATCATTGCTGCGCTGATGGCGATGCGACACCCCAAGTCAATTGTGCTGTCCGGAGCACTCTCTGCGCTCTATGTGATGACG GTATTGTCAACTGGACTTGGTAGAATAGTGCCCAACTTGATATCAAGGAAGCACACTAATAGTGCTGCTACAG TTTTGTACTTGTTCTTTGGACTACGGTTGTTGTATATTGCTTGGAAGTCTGACACGAAGGGATCACAGAAGAAGGAAATGGAAGAA GTGGAAGAGAAGCTTGAGTCAGGTCAAGGTAAATCAACCATTCGCAGGTTCTTTACAAGATTTTGTACACCAATCTTTTTGGAG GCTTTCATCTTAACCTTTTTAGCGGAATGGGGCGATCGAAGCCAAATAGCAACAATCGCG CTCGCAACCCACAAGAATGCAATTGGAGTTGCAGTTGGAGCATCATTGGGGCACACAGTCTGCACGTCTCTAGCAGTGGTAGGAGGGAGCATGTTGGCATCCAAGATTTCACAACGCACAGTTGCAacgattggaggtgttctcttCTTAGGGTTTTCTGTTTCATCGTACTTCTACCCTCCCTTGTGA
- the LOC133886657 gene encoding GDT1-like protein 3 isoform X2 — MDPSPRAPLLLVALVAFLALAASGAADAGDDASGTSLGRRAGGFLHDLKKGAVVEGDHGVALDEVGPGLFDALFASLSMILVSEIGDETFIIAALMAMRHPKSIVLSGALSALYVMTVLSTGLGRIVPNLISRKHTNSAATVLYLFFGLRLLYIAWKSDTKGSQKKEMEEVEEKLESGQGFHLNLFSGMGRSKPNSNNRARNPQECNWSCSWSIIGAHSLHVSSSGRREHVGIQDFTTHSCNDWRCSLLRVFCFIVLLPSLVMKGTSTSFHLDGSLQSFLVLLNRHYKYYNLLLAA; from the exons ATGGATCCGAGCCCTAGAGCacccctcctcctcgtcgccctCGTCGCGTTCCTCGCGCTCGCCGCATCCGGG GCGGCGGACGCTGGGGATGATGCGTCGGGAACCTCGCTGGGCCGCCGCGCCGGG GGATTCTTGCACGACCTGAAGAAGGGCGCGGTGGTGGAGGGAGACCACGGGGTGGCGCTCGACGAGGTCGGACCGGGGCTGTTCGACGCGCTCTTCGCCAGCCTCTCCATGATCCTGGTCAGCGAG ATTGGAGATGAGACCTTTATCATTGCTGCGCTGATGGCGATGCGACACCCCAAGTCAATTGTGCTGTCCGGAGCACTCTCTGCGCTCTATGTGATGACG GTATTGTCAACTGGACTTGGTAGAATAGTGCCCAACTTGATATCAAGGAAGCACACTAATAGTGCTGCTACAG TTTTGTACTTGTTCTTTGGACTACGGTTGTTGTATATTGCTTGGAAGTCTGACACGAAGGGATCACAGAAGAAGGAAATGGAAGAA GTGGAAGAGAAGCTTGAGTCAGGTCAAG GCTTTCATCTTAACCTTTTTAGCGGAATGGGGCGATCGAAGCCAAATAGCAACAATCGCG CTCGCAACCCACAAGAATGCAATTGGAGTTGCAGTTGGAGCATCATTGGGGCACACAGTCTGCACGTCTCTAGCAGTGGTAGGAGGGAGCATGTTGGCATCCAAGATTTCACAACGCACAGTTGCAacgattggaggtgttctcttCTTAGGGTTTTCTGTTTCATCGTACTTCTACCCTCCCTTGTGATGAAAGGTACAAGCAC CTCCTTCCACCTGGATGGCAGCCTTCAGTCATTTCTTGTCCTGCTGAACAGACATTATAAATATTATAACCTCCTGCTGGCCGCTTAA
- the LOC133886657 gene encoding GDT1-like protein 3 isoform X7 — MDPSPRAPLLLVALVAFLALAASGAADAGDDASGTSLGRRAGGFLHDLKKGAVVEGDHGVALDEVGPGLFDALFASLSMILVSEIGDETFIIAALMAMRHPKSIVLSGALSALYVMTVLSTGLGRIVPNLISRKHTNSAATVLYLFFGLRLLYIAWKSDTKGSQKKEMEEVEEKLESGQGFHLNLFSGMGRSKPNSNNRARNPQECNWSCSWSIIGAHSLHVSSSGRREHVGIQDFTTHSCNDWRCSLLRVFCFIVLLPSLVMKVRTE; from the exons ATGGATCCGAGCCCTAGAGCacccctcctcctcgtcgccctCGTCGCGTTCCTCGCGCTCGCCGCATCCGGG GCGGCGGACGCTGGGGATGATGCGTCGGGAACCTCGCTGGGCCGCCGCGCCGGG GGATTCTTGCACGACCTGAAGAAGGGCGCGGTGGTGGAGGGAGACCACGGGGTGGCGCTCGACGAGGTCGGACCGGGGCTGTTCGACGCGCTCTTCGCCAGCCTCTCCATGATCCTGGTCAGCGAG ATTGGAGATGAGACCTTTATCATTGCTGCGCTGATGGCGATGCGACACCCCAAGTCAATTGTGCTGTCCGGAGCACTCTCTGCGCTCTATGTGATGACG GTATTGTCAACTGGACTTGGTAGAATAGTGCCCAACTTGATATCAAGGAAGCACACTAATAGTGCTGCTACAG TTTTGTACTTGTTCTTTGGACTACGGTTGTTGTATATTGCTTGGAAGTCTGACACGAAGGGATCACAGAAGAAGGAAATGGAAGAA GTGGAAGAGAAGCTTGAGTCAGGTCAAG GCTTTCATCTTAACCTTTTTAGCGGAATGGGGCGATCGAAGCCAAATAGCAACAATCGCG CTCGCAACCCACAAGAATGCAATTGGAGTTGCAGTTGGAGCATCATTGGGGCACACAGTCTGCACGTCTCTAGCAGTGGTAGGAGGGAGCATGTTGGCATCCAAGATTTCACAACGCACAGTTGCAacgattggaggtgttctcttCTTAGGGTTTTCTGTTTCATCGTACTTCTACCCTCCCTTGTGATGAAAG TCCGTACAGAATGA
- the LOC133886657 gene encoding GDT1-like protein 3 isoform X6, translating to MDPSPRAPLLLVALVAFLALAASGAADAGDDASGTSLGRRAGGFLHDLKKGAVVEGDHGVALDEVGPGLFDALFASLSMILVSEIGDETFIIAALMAMRHPKSIVLSGALSALYVMTVLSTGLGRIVPNLISRKHTNSAATVLYLFFGLRLLYIAWKSDTKGSQKKEMEEVEEKLESGQGFHLNLFSGMGRSKPNSNNRARNPQECNWSCSWSIIGAHSLHVSSSGRREHVGIQDFTTHSCNDWRCSLLRVFCFIVLLPSLVMKDEEAAMGM from the exons ATGGATCCGAGCCCTAGAGCacccctcctcctcgtcgccctCGTCGCGTTCCTCGCGCTCGCCGCATCCGGG GCGGCGGACGCTGGGGATGATGCGTCGGGAACCTCGCTGGGCCGCCGCGCCGGG GGATTCTTGCACGACCTGAAGAAGGGCGCGGTGGTGGAGGGAGACCACGGGGTGGCGCTCGACGAGGTCGGACCGGGGCTGTTCGACGCGCTCTTCGCCAGCCTCTCCATGATCCTGGTCAGCGAG ATTGGAGATGAGACCTTTATCATTGCTGCGCTGATGGCGATGCGACACCCCAAGTCAATTGTGCTGTCCGGAGCACTCTCTGCGCTCTATGTGATGACG GTATTGTCAACTGGACTTGGTAGAATAGTGCCCAACTTGATATCAAGGAAGCACACTAATAGTGCTGCTACAG TTTTGTACTTGTTCTTTGGACTACGGTTGTTGTATATTGCTTGGAAGTCTGACACGAAGGGATCACAGAAGAAGGAAATGGAAGAA GTGGAAGAGAAGCTTGAGTCAGGTCAAG GCTTTCATCTTAACCTTTTTAGCGGAATGGGGCGATCGAAGCCAAATAGCAACAATCGCG CTCGCAACCCACAAGAATGCAATTGGAGTTGCAGTTGGAGCATCATTGGGGCACACAGTCTGCACGTCTCTAGCAGTGGTAGGAGGGAGCATGTTGGCATCCAAGATTTCACAACGCACAGTTGCAacgattggaggtgttctcttCTTAGGGTTTTCTGTTTCATCGTACTTCTACCCTCCCTTGTGATGAAAG ATGAGGAAGCGGCAATGGGGATGTGA
- the LOC133886657 gene encoding GDT1-like protein 3 isoform X1 — protein sequence MDPSPRAPLLLVALVAFLALAASGAADAGDDASGTSLGRRAGGFLHDLKKGAVVEGDHGVALDEVGPGLFDALFASLSMILVSEIGDETFIIAALMAMRHPKSIVLSGALSALYVMTVLSTGLGRIVPNLISRKHTNSAATVLYLFFGLRLLYIAWKSDTKGSQKKEMEEVEEKLESGQGFHLNLFSGMGRSKPNSNNRARNPQECNWSCSWSIIGAHSLHVSSSGRREHVGIQDFTTHSCNDWRCSLLRVFCFIVLLPSLVMKALFLQNRKALKCCNESPRCSVLLALAVAGSLNVLVKTLQ from the exons ATGGATCCGAGCCCTAGAGCacccctcctcctcgtcgccctCGTCGCGTTCCTCGCGCTCGCCGCATCCGGG GCGGCGGACGCTGGGGATGATGCGTCGGGAACCTCGCTGGGCCGCCGCGCCGGG GGATTCTTGCACGACCTGAAGAAGGGCGCGGTGGTGGAGGGAGACCACGGGGTGGCGCTCGACGAGGTCGGACCGGGGCTGTTCGACGCGCTCTTCGCCAGCCTCTCCATGATCCTGGTCAGCGAG ATTGGAGATGAGACCTTTATCATTGCTGCGCTGATGGCGATGCGACACCCCAAGTCAATTGTGCTGTCCGGAGCACTCTCTGCGCTCTATGTGATGACG GTATTGTCAACTGGACTTGGTAGAATAGTGCCCAACTTGATATCAAGGAAGCACACTAATAGTGCTGCTACAG TTTTGTACTTGTTCTTTGGACTACGGTTGTTGTATATTGCTTGGAAGTCTGACACGAAGGGATCACAGAAGAAGGAAATGGAAGAA GTGGAAGAGAAGCTTGAGTCAGGTCAAG GCTTTCATCTTAACCTTTTTAGCGGAATGGGGCGATCGAAGCCAAATAGCAACAATCGCG CTCGCAACCCACAAGAATGCAATTGGAGTTGCAGTTGGAGCATCATTGGGGCACACAGTCTGCACGTCTCTAGCAGTGGTAGGAGGGAGCATGTTGGCATCCAAGATTTCACAACGCACAGTTGCAacgattggaggtgttctcttCTTAGGGTTTTCTGTTTCATCGTACTTCTACCCTCCCTTGTGATGAAAG CTTTGTTTCTACAAAATCGAAAGGCGTTAAAATGTTGCAATGAAAGTCCTCGCTGTTCTGTTTTGCTGGCACTGGCAGTGGCAGGGTCCCTGAATGTACTTGTCAAGACGTTGCAATGA
- the LOC133886657 gene encoding GDT1-like protein 3 isoform X5, which yields MDPSPRAPLLLVALVAFLALAASGAADAGDDASGTSLGRRAGGFLHDLKKGAVVEGDHGVALDEVGPGLFDALFASLSMILVSEIGDETFIIAALMAMRHPKSIVLSGALSALYVMTVLSTGLGRIVPNLISRKHTNSAATVLYLFFGLRLLYIAWKSDTKGSQKKEMEEVEEKLESGQGFHLNLFSGMGRSKPNSNNRARNPQECNWSCSWSIIGAHSLHVSSSGRREHVGIQDFTTHSCNDWRCSLLRVFCFIVLLPSLVMKGNITLAVVVLKSC from the exons ATGGATCCGAGCCCTAGAGCacccctcctcctcgtcgccctCGTCGCGTTCCTCGCGCTCGCCGCATCCGGG GCGGCGGACGCTGGGGATGATGCGTCGGGAACCTCGCTGGGCCGCCGCGCCGGG GGATTCTTGCACGACCTGAAGAAGGGCGCGGTGGTGGAGGGAGACCACGGGGTGGCGCTCGACGAGGTCGGACCGGGGCTGTTCGACGCGCTCTTCGCCAGCCTCTCCATGATCCTGGTCAGCGAG ATTGGAGATGAGACCTTTATCATTGCTGCGCTGATGGCGATGCGACACCCCAAGTCAATTGTGCTGTCCGGAGCACTCTCTGCGCTCTATGTGATGACG GTATTGTCAACTGGACTTGGTAGAATAGTGCCCAACTTGATATCAAGGAAGCACACTAATAGTGCTGCTACAG TTTTGTACTTGTTCTTTGGACTACGGTTGTTGTATATTGCTTGGAAGTCTGACACGAAGGGATCACAGAAGAAGGAAATGGAAGAA GTGGAAGAGAAGCTTGAGTCAGGTCAAG GCTTTCATCTTAACCTTTTTAGCGGAATGGGGCGATCGAAGCCAAATAGCAACAATCGCG CTCGCAACCCACAAGAATGCAATTGGAGTTGCAGTTGGAGCATCATTGGGGCACACAGTCTGCACGTCTCTAGCAGTGGTAGGAGGGAGCATGTTGGCATCCAAGATTTCACAACGCACAGTTGCAacgattggaggtgttctcttCTTAGGGTTTTCTGTTTCATCGTACTTCTACCCTCCCTTGTGATGAAAG GGAATATCACTTTGGCTGTTGTGGTACTGAAATCTTGTTAG
- the LOC133886657 gene encoding GDT1-like protein 3 isoform X4, producing MDPSPRAPLLLVALVAFLALAASGAADAGDDASGTSLGRRAGGFLHDLKKGAVVEGDHGVALDEVGPGLFDALFASLSMILVSEIGDETFIIAALMAMRHPKSIVLSGALSALYVMTVLSTGLGRIVPNLISRKHTNSAATVLYLFFGLRLLYIAWKSDTKGSQKKEMEEVEEKLESGQGFHLNLFSGMGRSKPNSNNRARNPQECNWSCSWSIIGAHSLHVSSSGRREHVGIQDFTTHSCNDWRCSLLRVFCFIVLLPSLVMKVAGSLNVLVKTLQ from the exons ATGGATCCGAGCCCTAGAGCacccctcctcctcgtcgccctCGTCGCGTTCCTCGCGCTCGCCGCATCCGGG GCGGCGGACGCTGGGGATGATGCGTCGGGAACCTCGCTGGGCCGCCGCGCCGGG GGATTCTTGCACGACCTGAAGAAGGGCGCGGTGGTGGAGGGAGACCACGGGGTGGCGCTCGACGAGGTCGGACCGGGGCTGTTCGACGCGCTCTTCGCCAGCCTCTCCATGATCCTGGTCAGCGAG ATTGGAGATGAGACCTTTATCATTGCTGCGCTGATGGCGATGCGACACCCCAAGTCAATTGTGCTGTCCGGAGCACTCTCTGCGCTCTATGTGATGACG GTATTGTCAACTGGACTTGGTAGAATAGTGCCCAACTTGATATCAAGGAAGCACACTAATAGTGCTGCTACAG TTTTGTACTTGTTCTTTGGACTACGGTTGTTGTATATTGCTTGGAAGTCTGACACGAAGGGATCACAGAAGAAGGAAATGGAAGAA GTGGAAGAGAAGCTTGAGTCAGGTCAAG GCTTTCATCTTAACCTTTTTAGCGGAATGGGGCGATCGAAGCCAAATAGCAACAATCGCG CTCGCAACCCACAAGAATGCAATTGGAGTTGCAGTTGGAGCATCATTGGGGCACACAGTCTGCACGTCTCTAGCAGTGGTAGGAGGGAGCATGTTGGCATCCAAGATTTCACAACGCACAGTTGCAacgattggaggtgttctcttCTTAGGGTTTTCTGTTTCATCGTACTTCTACCCTCCCTTGTGATGAAAG TGGCAGGGTCCCTGAATGTACTTGTCAAGACGTTGCAATGA